A single window of Aphidius gifuensis isolate YNYX2018 linkage group LG1, ASM1490517v1, whole genome shotgun sequence DNA harbors:
- the LOC122850943 gene encoding putative nuclease HARBI1, translating into MDVEAVLMIANVVQPLYQAVFSSDSSTSSEEDEENDDMMMWLGLIARYNEPVVRIQNYIEYYVPQFSYERFQAHFRVTIEAFVTLENRIGPLIAIHNDGAGRQPISARKQLLATIWLLATPESYRSVADRFGIAESTLWQSVQRVTNALIGIAPQIISWPTPAQRQVISAAFEQVAGLPTVIGAVDGAFVEIKAPAVDKEVYVTRKFFYAYTVQRISDSNLKFIDIYTGWPGSVSDTRIFRNSPIYEDVMAHRAEFFDEEQYIIGDKAYPVLDWCIAPYINRGNLTVHQARFNTAHARQRATIERAWALLFGRFRRLKYLDMTREDLIPSTILACCVLHNICLDHQDLEIAQFENEGHIFRIDRDHDQEIEQVVLNPDAAAIRGLQRRNELCRLIHARHAALQQA; encoded by the exons ATG GATGTTGAAGCTGTATTAATGATCGCCAATGTTGTACAGCCTCTTTATCAAGCCGTATTTAGTAGTGATTCTTCGACAAGCAGTGAGGAGGATGAAGAAAATGATGACATGATGATGTGGCTAGGTCTTATCGCTAGATATAATGAGCCAGTGGTTcgtattcaaaattatattgagtATTATGTGCCACAATTTTCCTATGAGCGTTTCCAAGCTCATTTTCGAGTTACTATAGAAGCTTTCGTAACACTTGAAAATCGAATTGGGCCATTAATAGCAATACATAACGATGGAGCAGGAAGACAACCTATATCTGCTCGTAAGCAATTGCTAGCAACAATATGGCTTTTAGCAACACCTGAATCTTACAG ATCTGTTGCTGATCGGTTTGGAATAGCCGAATCAACTTTGTGGCAAAGTGTACAGCGAGTAACAAATGCATTAATTGGTATTGCACCTCAAATAATTTCTTGGCCTACACCTGCACAACGTCAAGTGATAAGTGCTGCGTTTGAACAAGTTGCTGGCTTACCGACTGTTATTGGTGCAGTTGATGGAGCATTTGTAGAAATAAAAGCACCTGCAGTAGATAAAGAGGTGTATGTCACACGAAAATTTTTCTATGCTTATACAGTACAAAGAATTAGTGATTcaaatttaaagtttattgatatttacacTGGTTGGCCTGGATCCGTGAGTGATACGagaatttttagaaattcaccAATATATGAAGATGTTATGGCACACAGGGctgaattttttgatgaagaaCAATACATAATTGGTGATAAAGCTTATCCAGTTCTTGATTGGTGCATTGCACCATATATAAACCGAGGCAATTTGACCGTTCACCAAGCACGCTTCAACACAGCACATGCACGACAGCGTGCGACTATAGAAAGGGCTTGGGCGTTGCTCTTTGGACGTTTTCGTAGATTGAAATACTTAGATATGACCAGAGAAGATTTGATTCCTTCTACGATTTTGGCTTGTTGTGTTTTGCATAATATTTGTTTGGATCACCAGGATTTAGAGATTGCCCAATTTGAAAATGAAGGACATATTTTCAGGATTGATCGAGATCACGATCAAGAAATAGAGCAAGTAGTACTTAATCCAGATGCAGCAGCAATAAGGGGATTACAACGACGAAATGAACTTTGTAGACTGATTCATGCCAGACATGCAGCTCTACAACAAGCGTGA
- the LOC122860349 gene encoding uncharacterized protein LOC122860349 — protein sequence MLGTTKMTKFSIKFTRLYGSVSNFFSTEYLYTDKKKFHKQVILQTIMDEKTKLLFNTNNYVVLKTFDNCPIFDPDGLIQLLNKRTHEVTSVELDNNIVKTFNLAVYMSDENDNNNDKASVPNKNIENYQGDEYIDEEYLDEEFLKEQDESDSTEVFTDVNNQPSTSSGQLYHKKKPQAKWNNSADLALLALFKDNKKDYFGTSIRKKAV from the exons atgctgGGAACaacaaaaatgacaaaattctCCATAAAATTCACCAGACTTTATGGCTCTgtgtctaattttttttcaaccgaGTATTTGTATacagataagaaaaaatttcataaacaaGTAATCTTACAAACCATTAtggatgaaaaaacaaaacttctgtttaatacaaataattatgtagttttaaaaacttttgataACTGTCCAATATTCGATCCTGATGGTTTGATtcagttattaaataaaagaa CTCACGAAGTTACAAGTGTTGAATTGGATAATAATATAGTTAAAACATTCAATCTTGCTGTGTACATGAGTGATgagaatgataataataatgacaaagcTAGTgttccaaataaaaatattgaaaattatcaagGAGACGAGTACATTGATGAAGAGTACCTGGATGAAGAATTTTTGAAAGAACAAGATGAATCTGATAGTACGGAGGTGTTTACAGATGTCAATAATCAACCATCAACTTCGAGTGGACAGCTGTATCACAAAAAAAAGCCTCAAGCTAAATGGAATAATTCTGCTGACTTAGCACTTCTTGCTTTGTTTAAAGACAACAAAAAAGATTACTTTGGAACATCAATTCGTAAAAAAGCTGTTTAA
- the LOC122860360 gene encoding uncharacterized protein LOC122860360: MISYFFPDFFDFLIDDEVDVGFNDSEYVAKVLNSTVNLVIEKIAKSLINEKQILNLRQESQITCKPLDKISSNCSNLCLFNIVNDPCETTDVSAEYPGVISNIENYISYYQSVLMNQTNAPVQPESFPAHFHRVWMLWLDNNVWK; encoded by the exons ATGATCTCCTATTTCTTCCCggattttttcgattttttgatCGATGATGAAGTTGATGTTGGTTTTAATGATTCCGAGTATGTTGCCAAAGTCTTGAATTCCACAGTCAATTTGGTCATcgaaaaaattgcaaaaagcTTGatcaatgaaaaacaaatactaAATCTCCGACAAGAGAGTCAAATAACTTGTAAACCTTTGGATAAAATTAGTTCAAATTGTTCTAATTTGTGTCTgtttaatattgtaaatgaTCCTTGTGAAACAACTGATGTCTCTGCTGAATATCCAGGg gTGATtagtaatattgaaaattacatAAGTTATTATCAAAGTGTTTTGATGAATCAAACAAATGCACCAGTTCAACCAGAATCTTTTCCTGCACATTTTCATCGTGTATGGATGCTTTGGCTTGATAATAACGTTTGgaaataa